gaagaagacctCAAAGATTGATGGATgttgtgaaggaagacaagcagagggttggtgtgacagaagaggttGCTAAGgatggggtgagatggaggcagatgatctactgtggtgacccctaaaggaagcagctaCTGAAAAAAAGTAACATCTACCCAAAGATAACAAATTTCTTGCTGgttcaaaaccaaaacaacagaCTAAATCATGCTAAAATGCTCTACAAAcctttagattagattaaattagattaaacttttttaatccctttaggaagattccatCAGGGAGCAGCTTTTACAGGTAACATAGGCACACAACAGAGcagaaatcacaataaacatatggataaaataataataaagacaNNNNNNNNNNNNNAAAGGTCACCCACAGGAAGGAATACTGCAGGTCATACAGGTGCAAGAAGGCATCCtgggagaaaaaacaaacaaaaaaaaaatagagagttATGCAAGGCATTAACAGAGTTAATGTGAGGGTAAATGTCCTAATGAAAGTCAGACATGGAAAGCTCAACTtggacagaaaagaaagaaagactttAGCACAGTGTGGTGCTTCGCCCTGTAATAAATACGTGAATGAAAACAGATCTGTTGACCTGGAAGTGTTCTTTGTTGAGTAGAGTCAGTGTAGGGTCACTGCTCTCAGACTCCTCCCCATCCCAGCTGTTCTCTTCCAAGAAGAGAGGTGGATCTTCCTGAAACTCGTCCAGTTCTCTGAATGTGTCATCCAGAGTGAAGGATAGGCGCTCTCCCTCCCGTGGCAGCAGattgtgagagtgagagagggacagatgtggagagcgagagagagattGGCGAGGGGACGACTGGTGTGGGATGTGACTCCACTTCTCTCTGACATGATGCTTTGACGAGCGCTTGCGAGGTCCTTGAGATCTGAAAGGAAGACAGATATAACAATtaaaccttttttcaagctgctCAAGTCATCAGCCTCATAATGGCtgattttctccaaaaaaaGTCAAGTCATTACCAGTTTGGCCGATTCCTTATGTACATAAAGTCGGTCTCATCCAGTCTATCTGGAAACACAGAAGGTAAATCAATTTAGCATTGATTTTCCAGATGGGAGGACAGATGGAAACCATTTTTCCCAGAATGAATTACAAATAGCGCCACCATTTAGGAAACAAACATGACCTATATTTCAGTTATGGCTCGATGGCGCAAACCCTCCCTTTCCCCCCTAACTGATTAAAAGTGAGCCCAGTCATTCCTTTACCTAGCCTGTACACAGAGCTGATGTCAGTTGAGAAAAGCCTTTCCAGTAGGCTGCTGTCACTTGGCTCAGAGCTGCAAGGGTTAACCTGAGTCAGGCTGGCCTTCTCCTCCTCGGTCAGAAAGACCAATTGTCCATCTCTGTGTAAGGGAAACAAAGGCAGCATTATGATTATCCAGGCCTCATCACCTGATCTGCCCCGTCCAGACAGCAATCCTCTAAATAGGATTTCGTAAAAGATTAGCAGACGACTGTAAACACGATGTAAGGAATGTAGATGGGATCATGACAAAATGATTTTAAGTAGAAATGTCACACATTACAATGAGACTAGTTAGTTTAAGCCGCTGAacggattaaaaaaaaaaaaaaaaaaagattttcttaCAGGGGTGTAGTGTTGAGAGGCTTCACGTGAGCTCTGTGAACGAAGCCACTGCGTCCCGTCGAAGGGTGTCTTCCTATGAAAACATCCAGGCCTCGGAGCAGCAGACCTTGGATCTCCACAGTGTCACCTTGGCTGAGCTGGAGCTCATCTGGTCCCACTGGACTGTAGTCAGCTACTGCCACACAGGAGCCAGTCACTGAGGCATTTAATGAGAAGGGCAAAACAGATGAGAGTTTTAGAGTCAGTATGTAAGCACACTGATTAAGAATATGAGGGTATAATGTTTCAGTTATGCAGATTTCTTCAAAAGCAGTCACTACCAGCTAAAGCGATTTAATAGGCACTGAATCCCAGCTTATTTTTGTCAATCAGTGGGGGAGCATGTGGGTACAGTGTGTTGTATATGAAAGCAAAGCTTTACCGATAGGATGTTCAAATGgtttccttttctgtttttgagcATCCAGCATGGACTGGGTACTTCTTCAGGAACCACctgacacaaacaggaagtataATTTAACAACACTGTACTCCGAGGTGAAGTGGTTAATTTGAGGAACAGGCATTAACTCACTGATAGAACGGGTATGGCAAGGGCTGCATGGCATTGACTGGCACCATGCCGTGGTTTCCTGTAGCAAGCAAGGTGCCCTCCCACATGTCATCCTGCCCCGTGTCCCTCACCACCAGCAGGTCATTCTTTTGGAATGACAgctgctcctcatcctcatcgTTCTTGAGTCTTGCAAATAGTGCCTTAGCAAAGAAGGATCCTGGAAAGAGACAGATTTTTAGTAGAGAAATCAGCTTCTGccacccccccacctccccacACACAGTATAAAAAGCCACATTTAAATCCAGACACAGCATTGCTTACAACGTTGGTAAAAGTTGCTGCACTTAAGTTAAAAATCAGCAAAACTGCTGGAGTTGCTGCGCCCTCATTCAGTCACCGGAAAATGATGGATGCTTTATAACCTCGCCCATTAACTTAATGTAATTTTCACCACTATTTGCCAGCACTGCAGTCCTATTATACATTCCTGTGAAGCTTTTTGCCTGAAGGATATGTTCACAAGAACGCAGGGATGTCTGTGCAGCCCGTGCAGGAGGGAATCAATACACATTCGTGGAGGAAAGTCGTGCAGTAGTTGCGCTTCAGGTCTAATACATTCAAATCTCAAATCAAATTTTGGAGTCTGGTTTAGCAGTAACTCTAtaactttatataaataaaattgggaTTATAATATTGACTTGATTAAAAGTCTATCATAGTTTATAAATTAGTTTCACAAAGCACAAAAGTTCCTCCACTACATGTGAGGTGATTCTAGTCTAAAGTTTTGCTTAAGTTATGTGTGGCTGTCTGTTCATTAAGACTTAATTGGGGTCACCAAGAAATGGATTAAAAATAATGGGATCAAATGACAGTGTACTCCGTTATCACACTCTAATTAAATGCCTGGATTCAAGAGTCCTCTGACAATGACtccttaaaatatctttaaggttttctttaaaaaaaaatctcattataAGTCAatagtttaacatttaacattttgaaaTATAAGCAGAAGTTTTAGAGTCTAAAGTACAGACTTTGGATCGCTGATTCACAGACAGGATCTCATTTCTATTTATAAATTCTCTCCACCTGTTATCACTGCTGTGTTGACAGTATGGATAAGCATCCCTTATAATTATGGTTACAACACAACTGACCTTCCTGGAGTAAGAGTCCCAGGTACAGGGTGGCTAGATGCTCCTCATCCACTGTCACACTGATCTGCAAGTCACTGAGCAGCTCTGGGTCCAGCCAGAATGACGGATCACACAGGAAGTTCTCCAGGCAACGAGCCACATAGCCTGAGAAAGAGCACATGAAATACTACTGCTATACAGATGCTCAAATATCATCTAAAAGGATCCTTATTAGTCCTACCTAATGCTAGGTAAGTTGAAAACTTCCAGATTTCCTCCACAGTTTTGAATGTGAGAACAAAGCTGTCCTTCTCAGCGTGGACAGAGACCAGACGTGCAGACAAGTCCTGCAGAAACAACGTCTCATGTTACAGTAAAAGAACATTAAGCCATCTTTATAAAGTGCACAATGCATGTACAGTAGATCACATTGCATAATTTAGACTCATATTGTAAcgcacattatttttttccattattaCATCAGCATGTTTAGAAGTGTAGGAAAGTATATGCTGGGTCTCACTTTAAAGAGCTGTATGACATCCTGGCTGTTGCTCTCTACCACTCGGAGTCGTGTGCGTAGCGCCTCCTGTAGGGCCCGGTCAGGATCTGCGCTGGAGCGCCTTCGCCCAGTGAACAGCAGCACAATTTCTAGGGATGAGACAAAACACACGCTTTGATTATCAACACTGAATTTAGATCACTTACTGTAGTGAAATACAATGAAATATAAAGAATTAGCCTGGCTAAATCAATTCTGTAAGCAGTAAGAGAATAAAAAGGGtactttaaatcattttgtttcaCTTCTTGCACCATTTTGAATATTTCTGTTTGCAATTAATGAGCAAACGTAAAACATAAAACTGAGACTTTACTAACTAAATATTCACAAAATATTTTCTATGAAGAGCTTATATTTCAGGGAGATGCTTTGTGAGCACAATGTGATTCCTTGGAGGAATAGCAAAGCTATTAGGCCTCTTACTGGACACTCAGTGTGGCCATTTAAATCCATTTGAGAGGAAGAACCTGAGGGAACATGATAGATGAAGTTAAAATGCTGACTGAGTAAAACATTAGTAGACGGGGAATGTTATTCATCAATATGCATAAATATAATATGCATGGGAAATGCTCCTGTGTATGAAATTAGTTTAGACAAGCTTATACATTTCCAGCAGTAAGACAAAACAAGCCATGAAATGTACCTGAGGAGAATTTGTCTCCCAGTGACACAGTGCTTCCTCTAAGGAAGGCCTCCTTCTTCTTCCAGTAGCTGTCAGGCTCCACCCCACCTTCACCTGATTCCACTACTGCACCATCCTCCTCTTCACCTGCACCTGAAAGAAGGAACAAAGTCAGGAAAACTGTTCCTGGATCAAGTTTAGATTGTGTGCTTAGgtcaaaaagcagaaaataagaTAGGAAACTCAATATACTGTCAGTTAAGCCAGTGTTTCCAAAACAGCATATCAGATCACAGCGTAATCGAGACATGGATGTTGTATGGGGAAACTATTTTATCAAAACAAGGACTTTTAGAGTAGATTGCTATCATAATGCATGTCCCAGACTGGCATGGagattaaactgaaaatgttaGCAGATGACACAAGACAGTAATCACGGTAGTCTGTATTTA
The sequence above is a segment of the Archocentrus centrarchus isolate MPI-CPG fArcCen1 chromosome 10, fArcCen1, whole genome shotgun sequence genome. Coding sequences within it:
- the LOC115787209 gene encoding SH3 domain and tetratricopeptide repeat-containing protein 2-like, giving the protein MRNELKGGSWHQQTDISPAELDALWREPPYTLGGANEHFSGNDIMTQGAGEEEDGAVVESGEGGVEPDSYWKKKEAFLRGSTVSLGDKFSSEIVLLFTGRRRSSADPDRALQEALRTRLRVVESNSQDVIQLFKDLSARLVSVHAEKDSFVLTFKTVEEIWKFSTYLALGYVARCLENFLCDPSFWLDPELLSDLQISVTVDEEHLATLYLGLLLQEGSFFAKALFARLKNDEDEEQLSFQKNDLLVVRDTGQDDMWEGTLLATGNHGMVPVNAMQPLPYPFYQWFLKKYPVHAGCSKTEKETI